The DNA sequence TTCGGCGGTTGCGGCCCGCGGGAGGGCCGCTGCCGGGTACGCCGCCGGTCAGGCGGCCTGGGCGACGGGCGGCTCGAAGGTGACGACCTCGGGGGCGGCCAGGTAGAGGCGCCAATTGAGCGAGCCCCGCTTCGAGACGACGGTGACGTGCATGCCGTGTCCGGCGAGCCAGGCGGCCAGGTCGGTGAAGTGGCCGTCGCCGGAGCCGATCACCACCCGCTCGAACCGCTCCGGGAGGCGGTCGGCGTAGCCGCACTCGGTGAGCGCGCGGTCGGCCCCGTCCGGGCCCGAGCGGATCAGCAATTGGATGCCGCGCAGCGCAATCCCGACGGAGAGCACGGCGCGGGGGTTGACCGCGACCACGAACTGGTCGGCCGGGCCGACCGGCACGAGCCCGCGGTAGCGGCTCATGAACGCGGTGACCTGCGCGGCGGTGGGGCTGGGCGAGCCGGTCAGGTTCTCGATGTCGAGCAGGTGGATGCCACGCCCGCGCCGCAGCAGGCGCCTGCGCCGCCGCGTGCGGGTGCGGGACCGGTGGGATGCCGCAGGGCAGACGGTAGGGGGCATGAGCGGGCTTCCCTTTCCAGCAGGGTACGGCGTGCCGACGCCAACCATTGAAACACGTGTTGATGCAATCGACCAACAGATTTCGAGACGTTGGCATGAAGTGACGGGTTGCTGTATGGTCGCGCCGAACACCGAAGCGGAGGAGTGACGTGGCCAAGGACGTCGAGGTGACGGTGGCCGATATCGCCCGGCTGGGCGGTGTCGGACGCGCCGCGGTGAGCAACTGGCGCCGCCGGCACGACGACTTCCCGCAG is a window from the Thermopolyspora flexuosa genome containing:
- a CDS encoding NYN domain-containing protein yields the protein MPPTVCPAASHRSRTRTRRRRRLLRRGRGIHLLDIENLTGSPSPTAAQVTAFMSRYRGLVPVGPADQFVVAVNPRAVLSVGIALRGIQLLIRSGPDGADRALTECGYADRLPERFERVVIGSGDGHFTDLAAWLAGHGMHVTVVSKRGSLNWRLYLAAPEVVTFEPPVAQAA